The following are from one region of the Aequoribacter fuscus genome:
- the galE gene encoding UDP-glucose 4-epimerase GalE: protein MADAKTILITGGAGYIGSHTVLCCLQAGYDVVVIDNLSNGHRGAIERVEELTNSTVTFVHGDVQDEGILDRIFSSHVIDSVIHFAGLKAVGESVQKPTEYYTVNVGGTLTLLAAMERAEVRNIVFSSSATVYGIEAPTPYRESLPRGTTSNPYGASKAMIERILEDLCVSNPEWSAVNLRYFNPIGAHESGRLGEDPQGIPNNLMPFIAQVAVGRRPKLSIFGGDYPTADGTCRRDYLHVMDLAEGHVQALGYLNKKGCHAFNLGTGTPISVLEMVRAFERVTGVAIPYQIVDRRAGDLPEFWADAELAGRVLGWSAKRDLDAMMADTWRWQSANPEGFVGQ from the coding sequence GTGGCTGACGCGAAAACGATTTTGATTACGGGTGGCGCGGGCTACATTGGTTCGCACACCGTGTTGTGTTGCCTGCAGGCCGGTTATGATGTGGTGGTTATTGACAACCTTAGTAACGGTCATCGAGGAGCGATCGAACGAGTCGAAGAGCTCACAAACAGCACGGTGACCTTCGTTCACGGGGATGTGCAGGACGAGGGTATTCTCGATCGCATATTTTCAAGTCATGTCATAGATTCGGTCATTCACTTTGCGGGTCTCAAGGCCGTGGGCGAAAGCGTACAAAAGCCGACCGAGTATTACACGGTGAATGTCGGTGGCACCTTGACCTTACTTGCTGCGATGGAGCGCGCCGAGGTTCGTAACATCGTGTTTAGCTCATCGGCTACGGTGTATGGCATAGAAGCGCCGACACCCTATCGGGAGTCCTTACCGCGCGGGACAACCTCAAACCCTTATGGTGCCAGCAAGGCCATGATCGAACGCATTTTGGAAGATTTGTGCGTTTCGAACCCTGAGTGGTCGGCGGTTAATTTGCGTTATTTTAACCCCATCGGTGCGCACGAGTCCGGTCGTCTTGGCGAAGATCCACAGGGTATTCCTAACAATTTGATGCCATTCATTGCGCAAGTCGCCGTGGGTCGCCGACCGAAGCTGTCGATTTTTGGTGGTGATTACCCAACAGCGGATGGCACCTGTCGGCGTGATTATTTGCATGTCATGGATTTGGCCGAAGGTCACGTTCAGGCTCTTGGCTATCTGAACAAAAAGGGCTGTCATGCCTTTAATTTGGGCACTGGCACGCCGATTTCAGTGCTGGAGATGGTGCGGGCTTTTGAGCGCGTGACAGGTGTTGCTATACCCTACCAAATTGTCGATCGAAGAGCGGGTGATTTGCCCGAGTTCTGGGCCGATGCCGAGCTTGCCGGAAGGGTTCTGGGATGGAGCGCGAAACGCGATCTAGACGCCATGATGGCAGATACATGGCGCTGGCAATCGGCTAACCCAGAGGGTTTTGTGGGCCAGTAG
- a CDS encoding M3 family metallopeptidase, translating into MSVKSTLHFSVLTAVLALGACGDAKTPEVPAAIEPEPTVSLAKDGWDYAMPAEDLRALCEQTVATAKEQFAAIEADISPATLESVYGAYEAMGTNLEQIQHAWYMKSVHPDESVRDAATECTQLYSDFASGIGLSRAFYDRVAAIDTVGLTDSERLMVHNQLRDFRQAGVDKDEATRDKVRALRKEITEIGNQFDKTIRDDTRYVETTVEALDGLPQDYLDTHQPDENGVVKISTDYPDYFPVMRYGHNDALRKALSTARLSIGSPTNEANLQRLIEKRHELANLLGYDSYAAYAMDGMMIATPENAKSFLDEVGVALKKAAEKDLAILKARNQKIDPQAGDVQVWQSSYLSNLVQEEEYALDSKEVREYFRFDKVQQGIFDLTESLFGVDIVPWKTQTWHDDVTAWEVRENGEAIGRFYLDMHPRDNKYKHAAHWTLRSGVKGKTIPLSGLATNFPKGLMEHNQVETYLHEFGHLLHNMFSGTQEWSSITGMSMERDFVEAPSQMLEEWIWDLETLQSFATNDAGEPIPAELVEKMNRARYFATAMNTAQQIFYANLSLDLYSQDPESLNLLESLKSLQAKYSPYPYLEGTYFYNNFGHLNGYSSNYYIYQWSLAIATDLFSRFEEEGMRNTDVAKQYRDVVLGSAGSKPAAEFVEEFLGRPFSTQAYIDLLSNL; encoded by the coding sequence GTGTCGGTAAAATCCACCTTACATTTTTCGGTACTGACTGCCGTGCTCGCACTCGGTGCGTGCGGCGACGCTAAAACACCCGAAGTGCCTGCGGCCATCGAGCCAGAACCAACAGTTTCTTTGGCTAAAGATGGTTGGGATTACGCGATGCCAGCCGAAGACCTGCGCGCATTGTGCGAGCAAACGGTCGCGACGGCAAAAGAGCAATTTGCGGCGATTGAAGCGGACATCTCGCCAGCAACGCTGGAGTCAGTGTACGGTGCTTACGAAGCCATGGGCACCAACCTTGAGCAGATTCAACACGCATGGTACATGAAGTCAGTACATCCTGATGAGTCGGTCCGGGACGCGGCTACTGAATGCACTCAGCTTTATTCGGATTTTGCCTCGGGTATCGGCCTGTCGCGCGCTTTTTATGACCGTGTGGCGGCGATCGATACTGTGGGTTTAACCGATTCAGAGCGGCTAATGGTTCACAATCAGCTGCGTGATTTTCGCCAAGCCGGCGTCGACAAAGATGAAGCTACACGCGACAAAGTGCGGGCTCTGCGCAAGGAAATTACAGAAATTGGTAACCAGTTTGACAAAACCATTCGCGATGACACCCGCTATGTCGAGACGACCGTCGAGGCTTTAGACGGTCTGCCGCAAGATTATCTTGATACGCACCAGCCCGACGAGAATGGTGTGGTGAAAATCAGTACAGATTACCCTGACTATTTCCCCGTTATGCGCTACGGCCACAACGATGCCTTGCGCAAAGCTTTATCGACAGCAAGGTTGAGTATTGGCTCTCCGACTAATGAAGCAAACCTTCAGCGTTTAATTGAAAAACGTCACGAGTTGGCCAACTTATTGGGTTACGACAGCTATGCGGCCTATGCGATGGACGGCATGATGATCGCAACGCCTGAGAACGCGAAATCGTTTTTAGACGAAGTCGGTGTGGCCTTGAAAAAAGCTGCTGAAAAAGACTTGGCGATATTGAAAGCGCGCAATCAAAAAATTGATCCTCAAGCCGGTGATGTTCAAGTGTGGCAAAGTAGCTATTTGTCGAACTTGGTTCAGGAAGAAGAGTACGCCTTGGATTCCAAAGAAGTCCGCGAATATTTCCGCTTCGACAAAGTACAGCAGGGTATTTTCGATCTAACGGAGAGCTTGTTCGGGGTGGATATTGTGCCCTGGAAAACGCAAACCTGGCACGACGACGTTACCGCGTGGGAAGTCCGTGAGAACGGAGAGGCGATTGGTCGTTTCTATCTGGACATGCACCCGCGCGACAACAAGTACAAGCATGCCGCGCATTGGACTCTGCGCTCGGGTGTCAAAGGCAAAACCATACCGCTGTCAGGGCTTGCCACCAACTTCCCCAAAGGTTTGATGGAGCACAACCAAGTCGAGACTTACCTGCACGAGTTTGGTCACTTGTTGCATAACATGTTCTCGGGTACCCAAGAGTGGTCTAGCATTACCGGTATGTCGATGGAGCGTGATTTTGTCGAAGCGCCTTCGCAGATGCTAGAAGAGTGGATTTGGGATCTAGAGACCCTACAGAGTTTTGCGACCAACGACGCGGGCGAACCGATTCCCGCCGAACTGGTCGAAAAAATGAATCGAGCCCGTTATTTTGCGACGGCGATGAACACGGCACAGCAAATCTTCTATGCGAACCTGTCATTAGATTTGTACTCGCAAGACCCTGAGTCATTGAATTTGCTCGAGTCCCTGAAAAGTCTGCAGGCGAAATATTCACCGTATCCCTATTTAGAGGGAACGTACTTTTATAATAACTTTGGTCACCTGAACGGTTATTCTTCTAATTACTATATCTATCAGTGGTCACTGGCTATTGCGACGGATCTGTTCAGTCGTTTCGAAGAAGAGGGTATGCGCAATACGGATGTCGCCAAGCAGTACCGTGATGTTGTACTGGGCTCTGCAGGCAGTAAGCCTGCTGCAGAGTTTGTTGAAGAGTTCTTGGGGCGCCCCTTCTCAACGCAGGCGTATATTGATTTATTGAGTAACTTGTAG